In Leptospira bouyouniensis, the following proteins share a genomic window:
- a CDS encoding YqgE/AlgH family protein, producing MTNHPDSTRGKLLISNSSVIQDFFHKSVVLMVDHDDDGAFGLVLNKPTDQTMESLIKNLPDTIHSNKPVYAGGPVDNLFVSILHNGKQTADPGVEVVPGIYMARSFDTMLEVLSSDQIKFRVLQGYAGWSSGQLESEFDRLSWVVSDLVDDSIVFKEDDSESIWREALRSKGGIYKYFVDHTKDPSLN from the coding sequence ATGACAAATCATCCTGATTCAACGCGCGGGAAGTTACTCATTTCCAATTCAAGTGTGATTCAGGATTTTTTTCATAAATCCGTTGTCCTCATGGTTGACCATGATGATGACGGAGCCTTTGGTTTGGTTTTAAACAAACCAACTGACCAAACTATGGAATCTCTTATTAAAAATCTGCCAGATACCATACATTCCAACAAACCAGTGTATGCTGGCGGTCCAGTTGACAATCTATTTGTGTCTATTTTGCATAATGGAAAACAAACGGCCGATCCCGGTGTGGAAGTTGTTCCAGGAATTTATATGGCACGAAGTTTTGATACGATGTTAGAAGTATTATCTTCCGACCAAATCAAATTCCGAGTATTGCAAGGTTATGCAGGTTGGTCGTCAGGCCAGTTGGAAAGTGAATTTGATAGATTGTCTTGGGTGGTATCAGATTTGGTAGATGATTCAATTGTTTTCAAAGAAGATGATTCAGAATCGATTTGGCGAGAAGCTCTACGAAGTAAAGGTGGAATTTACAAATACTTTGTAGACCATACTAAGGATCCTTCTCTCAACTAA